A single window of Pectobacterium parmentieri DNA harbors:
- the cysK gene encoding cysteine synthase A, with the protein MSKIYEDNSFTIGHTPLVRLNRIGNGRILVKVESRNPSFSVKCRIGSNLIWDAEKRGVLKSGIELVEPTSGNTGIALAYVAAARGYKLTLTMPETMSIERRKLLKALGANLVLTEGAKGMKGAIAKAEEIVASDPKRYLLLQQFSNPANPEIHEKTTGPEIWEDTDGQVDVFISGVGTGGTLTGVSRYIKNTKGKAIISVAVEPTDSPVITQALAGEELKPGPHKIQGIGAGFIPDNLDLKLIDRVEKVTNEEAISTARRLMEEEGILAGISSGAAVAAALNLLKEKEFDGKTIVVILPSSGERYLSTALFADLFTEQELQQ; encoded by the coding sequence ATGAGCAAGATCTACGAAGACAATTCTTTCACAATCGGCCATACGCCGCTGGTTCGCCTGAACCGTATCGGCAACGGACGCATTCTGGTTAAGGTGGAATCCCGCAACCCCAGCTTTAGCGTAAAATGCCGTATCGGCTCCAACCTGATTTGGGATGCAGAAAAGCGTGGCGTTCTCAAATCGGGTATTGAACTGGTTGAACCTACCAGCGGAAACACAGGGATTGCCCTGGCCTACGTCGCAGCCGCTCGCGGTTACAAACTCACGCTCACCATGCCAGAAACCATGAGCATTGAGCGCCGTAAGCTGCTGAAAGCGCTGGGTGCCAACCTGGTGCTGACCGAAGGCGCGAAAGGCATGAAAGGCGCGATCGCCAAAGCGGAAGAGATTGTCGCCAGCGATCCGAAACGTTATCTGCTGTTGCAACAGTTCAGCAACCCAGCTAACCCAGAGATCCACGAGAAAACTACCGGCCCTGAAATCTGGGAAGATACCGATGGTCAGGTTGATGTCTTTATCTCTGGCGTCGGTACTGGCGGTACGCTGACCGGTGTAAGCCGCTACATCAAAAACACCAAAGGCAAAGCCATTATCAGCGTGGCGGTTGAACCTACCGACTCACCGGTAATCACTCAGGCGCTGGCAGGTGAGGAACTAAAACCCGGCCCGCACAAGATTCAAGGCATCGGCGCAGGTTTTATTCCTGATAACCTGGACCTGAAACTGATTGACCGCGTAGAAAAAGTCACGAATGAAGAAGCAATCAGCACCGCGCGCCGTTTGATGGAAGAAGAAGGCATTCTGGCCGGCATTTCTTCCGGTGCAGCCGTTGCCGCCGCGCTGAATTTGCTCAAAGAGAAAGAGTTTGACGGTAAAACTATCGTCGTTATTCTGCCTTCTTCCGGCGAACGCTACCTCAGCACCGCACTCTTTGCCGACCTGTTCACCGAGCAGGAACTGCAACAATAG